One genomic segment of Ancylobacter sp. IITR112 includes these proteins:
- a CDS encoding ParB/RepB/Spo0J family partition protein, producing the protein MATTVQKITLSPSRDIPFNKLLLSQSNVRRIKAGVSIEELAEDIARRGLLQGLSVRPVVDGAGVETGMFEIPAGGRRYRALELLVKQKRLAKTAPVPCVIREGGIAEEDSLAENIQRAPLHPLDQFRAFLALREKGQSEEEIAAAFFVSVGVVKQRLKLASVSPVLLEVYAEDGLTLDQFMAFTVSGDHARQEQVFERLKTSYDKQPYAIRRMLTEGAVRACDKRAQFIGLEVYVEAGGIILRDLFQGDDGGWLQDVALVDRLVAEKLKAEADAVAAEGWKWVEMAPDFAYGHTYGLRQLRGETIALTTEEEASRDALQAEYDRLSTEYAEAEELPEEVDARLGEIETAIEAFEARPITFDLQDVARAGAFVSIAHDGAVRIERGYVRPEDELPVEPEVAVEDAGPRLVAAAAMRTGEAVMADAPAPEPEDEEGLSALSDRLMTELTSHRTLGLRQALGERPDVAFLAALHALTLKSFYRYGSDSCLELDLKSVAFSAQAPGLNDSVSAAAIHARHEGWAKALPKDSADLWEALHDWDSDSRAGLFAHVVSLSVNAVHEAWNRRPRALHHADQLACAVELDMAAAGWKPTVDNFLGRVTKARILQAVSEAKGPRAAERIAHLKKGDMAREAETLLADTGWLPEPLRGSEPAVGGETAAQDSTTAMGEDGSLEDTEDTTDIPPAVAAE; encoded by the coding sequence ATGGCGACCACTGTTCAGAAGATCACGCTCTCGCCCTCGCGTGACATCCCCTTCAACAAGCTCCTGCTCAGCCAGTCGAACGTCCGGCGCATCAAGGCCGGCGTCTCGATCGAGGAACTGGCCGAGGACATCGCCCGCCGTGGCCTGCTGCAGGGCCTCAGCGTTCGCCCCGTCGTCGATGGCGCCGGCGTGGAGACCGGTATGTTCGAGATCCCGGCTGGCGGGCGGCGCTATCGGGCGCTGGAGCTGCTGGTGAAGCAGAAGCGCCTCGCCAAGACCGCGCCGGTGCCCTGCGTCATCCGGGAAGGCGGTATCGCCGAGGAGGATTCCCTCGCCGAGAATATCCAGCGCGCGCCGTTGCACCCGCTCGACCAGTTCCGCGCCTTTCTGGCGCTGCGCGAGAAGGGCCAGTCGGAAGAAGAGATCGCGGCTGCCTTTTTCGTCTCCGTCGGCGTGGTGAAGCAGCGCCTCAAGCTTGCCTCGGTGTCGCCGGTGCTGCTGGAGGTTTATGCCGAGGACGGCCTGACGCTCGACCAGTTCATGGCCTTCACCGTGTCCGGAGACCATGCGCGCCAGGAACAGGTCTTCGAGCGGCTGAAGACCTCCTATGACAAGCAGCCCTATGCCATCCGCCGCATGCTGACCGAGGGTGCTGTCCGCGCCTGCGACAAGCGCGCCCAGTTCATCGGCCTCGAGGTCTATGTCGAGGCTGGCGGCATCATCCTGCGCGACCTGTTCCAGGGCGACGACGGCGGCTGGCTGCAGGATGTCGCGCTCGTCGACCGGCTGGTGGCCGAGAAGCTCAAGGCCGAGGCGGATGCCGTCGCTGCCGAGGGATGGAAGTGGGTCGAGATGGCCCCTGACTTCGCCTATGGCCACACCTATGGCCTGCGCCAGCTGCGTGGCGAGACCATCGCCCTCACCACCGAAGAGGAGGCCAGCCGCGACGCCCTGCAGGCGGAATATGATCGCCTGTCCACGGAATACGCTGAGGCGGAAGAATTGCCGGAGGAGGTCGACGCGCGGCTTGGCGAGATCGAGACGGCGATCGAAGCCTTCGAGGCGCGTCCGATCACCTTCGATCTGCAGGATGTGGCGCGGGCCGGTGCCTTCGTCAGCATCGCCCATGATGGCGCGGTGCGCATTGAGCGCGGCTATGTGCGGCCTGAGGACGAACTGCCGGTGGAGCCCGAAGTCGCTGTGGAGGACGCCGGGCCGCGCCTTGTCGCGGCGGCGGCCATGCGTACTGGCGAGGCCGTCATGGCAGATGCGCCGGCGCCCGAGCCCGAGGACGAGGAAGGGCTGTCTGCGCTCTCGGACCGGCTGATGACCGAGCTGACCTCGCATCGCACGCTCGGCCTGCGCCAGGCGTTGGGCGAGCGGCCCGATGTCGCCTTCCTCGCCGCCCTTCATGCCCTGACGCTGAAGAGCTTCTACCGCTACGGCTCGGATAGCTGCCTTGAACTCGATCTGAAGAGCGTGGCGTTCAGCGCGCAGGCGCCGGGGCTGAACGACAGCGTCTCGGCCGCGGCGATCCACGCCCGACATGAAGGCTGGGCCAAGGCCCTGCCGAAGGACTCGGCTGATCTCTGGGAGGCTCTGCACGACTGGGACAGCGACAGCCGCGCCGGCCTGTTCGCCCATGTGGTGAGCCTATCGGTGAACGCCGTCCATGAAGCCTGGAACCGGCGCCCGCGCGCGCTGCACCATGCCGATCAGCTCGCGTGCGCGGTCGAGCTCGACATGGCGGCTGCCGGGTGGAAGCCGACCGTGGACAATTTCCTCGGGCGCGTGACCAAGGCCCGCATTCTGCAGGCGGTGAGCGAGGCCAAGGGGCCGCGTGCGGCAGAGCGCATCGCGCACCTGAAGAAAGGCGACATGGCCCGCGAGGCCGAAACGCTGCTGGCTGATACCGGCTGGCTCCCGGAACCGCTGCGCGGCTCTGAACCCGCCGTTGGCGGAGAAACGGCGGCTCAGGACAGCACAACGGCCATGGGCGAAGACGGGAGCCTTGAGGATACTGAGGACACCACGGACATCCCCCCTGCCGTAGCGGCGGAGTAA
- a CDS encoding DUF932 domain-containing protein, which yields MNMQVLDVCRDVGGGYKVDVTRGERVGRVSSEWFSRPDDERFLSLGELAAMVRGRADHSRSRLVETSRIHVEASRSNAERLALVLPGADAPVEPNHWSFGQLAAQIGAPAAYLRQLPAALAGINLQFGLTSHRAEQIKTYETDNGRVELRAVTGPDYGRIYDHELVEAVQRIAGNGTGDTRWKVPGVLDWQTGVYNPRVDITKDTTTLYASDRDVFLFLVDDLNPIEAGRLPDGSPDLYFRGFYCWNSEVGAKTLGIASFYLRAVCQNRNLWGVEDFQEITIRHSKYAASRFAHEAAPALTRFANSSPMPFVNGIKAAREKIVARTDEDRSDFLRNRGFSRAETTKIIDTVLAEEGRKPESIFDFVQGITAVARDKPHQDARLDLEGRAKKLLDRAT from the coding sequence ATGAACATGCAGGTTTTGGATGTCTGTCGCGACGTCGGTGGCGGCTACAAGGTTGATGTCACGCGCGGCGAGCGGGTCGGGCGCGTGTCGTCGGAGTGGTTTTCCCGGCCGGACGACGAACGGTTTCTGTCGCTCGGCGAACTGGCCGCGATGGTACGGGGCCGGGCCGATCACAGCCGGTCGCGCCTCGTGGAGACGTCCCGCATCCATGTGGAGGCGAGCCGCTCCAATGCCGAGCGGCTGGCGCTGGTGCTGCCCGGGGCGGACGCGCCCGTCGAGCCGAACCATTGGTCCTTCGGCCAGCTCGCGGCCCAGATCGGGGCGCCGGCCGCCTATCTGCGCCAGCTTCCCGCTGCACTGGCTGGCATCAATCTCCAATTTGGGCTGACCTCGCACCGCGCCGAGCAGATCAAGACATATGAGACCGACAATGGCCGCGTCGAGCTGCGCGCCGTCACCGGGCCGGACTATGGCCGGATCTATGATCATGAGCTGGTCGAGGCGGTGCAGCGCATCGCCGGCAATGGCACCGGTGACACACGCTGGAAGGTGCCGGGCGTGCTTGACTGGCAGACGGGCGTCTACAATCCGCGTGTCGACATCACCAAGGATACGACGACGCTCTACGCATCCGACCGCGACGTGTTCCTGTTCCTGGTGGACGATCTGAACCCGATCGAGGCCGGGCGGCTGCCCGACGGCTCGCCGGACCTCTATTTCCGGGGCTTCTATTGCTGGAACTCGGAGGTGGGGGCCAAGACGCTCGGCATTGCGAGTTTCTATCTGCGTGCCGTGTGCCAGAACCGCAATCTCTGGGGCGTCGAGGACTTCCAGGAGATCACCATCCGCCACTCCAAATACGCCGCCTCGCGCTTTGCCCATGAGGCGGCGCCGGCACTCACCCGCTTCGCCAATTCTTCGCCGATGCCCTTCGTCAACGGCATCAAGGCGGCGCGGGAGAAGATCGTCGCGCGCACCGACGAGGACCGCAGCGACTTCCTGCGCAACCGGGGCTTCTCCAGGGCCGAGACGACCAAGATCATCGACACGGTGCTGGCCGAGGAAGGGCGCAAGCCCGAGAGCATCTTTGATTTCGTGCAGGGCATCACCGCGGTCGCACGCGACAAGCCCCACCAGGATGCGCGGCTAGACCTTGAGGGCCGGGCCAAGAAGCTGCTGGATCGGGCCACCTGA
- a CDS encoding site-specific DNA-methyltransferase yields the protein MPILSWLTRDDDVRAAQRVPYRLLEEVPELSAGDPTSGNMLIQGDNLDALKALLPFYAGQVKCIYIDPPYNTRSAFEHYDDNLEHTQWLAMMWPRLELLRELLSEDGSIWVSIDDNEGHYLKVIMDEVFGRRNFVANNVWQKRYSRENRGSIGDAHEYISVYAADPEKFKSKRNKVPLNEDQAKIYRNPDNPKETDPRNRWRGLPMTAQGYRPNQMYEIVSPSGRIFTPPEGRCWSMIEPEFLKLKAAGRIYWGKSGDSQPSVIRFLSEVEGLVPWTWWPHSDAGHTDESKKEANELFGSDVSFGTPKPERLIQRIMQIATNPGDLVLDSFLGSGTTAAVAHKMGRRYIGIEMGDHAVTHCAPRLEKVIAGEPGGISQSVGWRGGGGFRFYRLGPPVFDEDGHIRADIRFPVLAAHIWFSEAATPWTATSGTPLLGFHDGRAFALLYNGILGDRRPDGGNVLTRATLALIRTAIAAQDPDFAGPLTVYGEQSRISPPVLEREQVTFKQTPYDVKARR from the coding sequence ATGCCGATCCTAAGCTGGCTGACCCGAGACGACGATGTCCGCGCCGCGCAGCGCGTGCCCTATCGGCTGCTGGAGGAGGTGCCGGAGCTTTCCGCCGGCGATCCGACATCGGGGAACATGCTGATCCAGGGCGATAATCTCGATGCGCTCAAGGCGCTGCTGCCCTTCTATGCCGGCCAGGTGAAGTGCATCTATATCGACCCGCCCTACAACACCCGCTCGGCTTTCGAGCATTACGACGACAATCTCGAACACACGCAGTGGCTGGCCATGATGTGGCCGAGGCTGGAATTGCTGCGCGAGCTGTTGTCGGAAGACGGGTCGATCTGGGTGTCCATCGACGACAATGAGGGGCATTACCTCAAAGTCATCATGGATGAGGTGTTCGGACGGAGGAATTTCGTAGCGAATAATGTCTGGCAAAAGCGCTATTCGAGAGAAAATCGTGGCTCCATCGGCGACGCGCACGAATACATCTCTGTCTATGCGGCGGACCCAGAAAAATTCAAATCGAAGCGGAACAAAGTTCCATTAAATGAAGATCAAGCAAAAATCTATCGAAATCCTGACAATCCTAAAGAGACTGATCCAAGGAATCGATGGCGCGGCTTGCCTATGACCGCTCAAGGTTATCGGCCAAATCAGATGTATGAGATAGTTTCCCCGTCGGGCCGCATCTTTACTCCTCCGGAGGGGCGGTGCTGGTCAATGATTGAGCCTGAGTTTTTGAAACTAAAGGCAGCAGGGCGGATCTACTGGGGAAAGAGCGGCGACTCGCAACCGAGCGTCATCCGGTTTCTTTCCGAGGTTGAGGGCTTGGTTCCATGGACTTGGTGGCCCCATTCCGATGCCGGTCATACCGATGAGTCGAAAAAGGAAGCAAACGAGCTTTTTGGCTCCGATGTGAGCTTTGGTACTCCAAAGCCCGAACGTTTAATTCAAAGGATCATGCAGATCGCCACCAACCCCGGCGACCTCGTGCTCGATAGTTTTCTCGGCTCGGGCACAACGGCGGCGGTCGCGCACAAGATGGGGCGGCGCTATATCGGCATTGAGATGGGCGACCATGCCGTGACCCATTGCGCGCCACGGCTTGAGAAGGTGATTGCCGGCGAGCCGGGCGGCATATCGCAAAGCGTCGGCTGGCGGGGCGGCGGCGGCTTCCGTTTCTATCGGCTCGGTCCGCCGGTGTTCGACGAGGACGGGCATATCCGCGCCGATATCCGCTTCCCCGTGCTCGCGGCCCATATCTGGTTCAGCGAAGCTGCCACGCCGTGGACAGCGACATCAGGCACGCCGCTGCTCGGCTTCCATGACGGGCGGGCCTTCGCCCTGCTCTATAACGGCATTCTCGGCGACAGGCGCCCCGATGGCGGCAATGTGCTGACGCGAGCGACGCTGGCGCTGATCCGCACCGCCATCGCCGCGCAAGACCCGGACTTCGCCGGGCCGCTCACCGTCTATGGCGAGCAATCGCGCATCAGCCCCCCGGTGCTGGAGCGCGAGCAGGTGACGTTCAAGCAAACGCCCTATGACGTGAAGGCGAGGCGCTGA
- a CDS encoding DEAD/DEAH box helicase: MQLKTYQADTLAILRRFLEEARVAGPANAYDTIAREPEQARRLGRFRTGYAPLAGLPGTPYVCLRLPTGGGKTILAAHAIGVARDAWIEKDFPLMLWLVPSNTIRLQTVEALKNTRHPYRQALDAVFEGRVRVFDIADFAMIRPHDIRDNACVVVGTIQTLRVSNTEGRKVYAHNENMEPHFSTVPASTAGLEQRDGSTDKVGDPRFSFANLLHIHRPLMIVDEAHNAVTGLSREMQARVNPCAIIEFTATPRFNSNILHSVSAQELKDAEMIKLPIILAEHDSWQNAVNGAIASRAALEEAARGEADYIRPIVLFQAQPKNGEVTVEALKTHLIEVEQIAPERIAVATGDQRELDGINLFDPKCPIEYVITVEALKEGWDCSFAYVFCSVQNIGSATDAEQLLGRVLRMPYARRRKADALNRAYAHVSEASFGAAAKALTDKLVDMGFDEQEAQEVIEPAQGHFDETGLFAPREKPAPVFRHTVEASVEVAEALAAVAQHEAVSIAPAADGSVEIAVTGRVAAEIEAAITSAIPAAARAGFSEAVRQYRIEIKDKLSPAEQGERFTLPRLVAEVQGELAFADADLFMEFHDWTLAAHPARLDEAAFAIRETARSFEIDVDGRHVSYQFASEAEQLALDVDVEGWSAQGLVLWLDRQLRQPDIHQSDLLKWLSDCVGYLTGPRKIHLAALMRTKFILARKLTERIAAIRQAEQGKVYQRFLFAPEAKVQASFNDGFEFRDGMYCDVRKQREGKWRPRKHFLGADNLPAFDGTLDGEEFQCAQAIDSLPSVKFWLRNVARHPQSFWLPTAGGRFYPDFVAQLNDGRLAVIEYKGALLAGSGVDDTNEKRAVGRLWEQSSGGRGVFIVVEKQLGDRDMRGQLMDRLSGG, translated from the coding sequence ATGCAGCTAAAAACCTATCAGGCCGACACGCTCGCCATTCTCCGGCGCTTTCTGGAAGAGGCGCGCGTGGCCGGCCCGGCCAACGCCTATGACACCATTGCCCGCGAGCCCGAGCAGGCGCGGCGCCTCGGCCGTTTTCGCACCGGCTATGCGCCGCTCGCGGGTCTGCCGGGCACGCCCTATGTGTGCCTGCGCCTGCCCACCGGCGGCGGCAAGACCATCCTCGCCGCCCATGCTATCGGCGTCGCGCGGGATGCGTGGATCGAGAAGGATTTCCCGCTGATGCTCTGGCTGGTGCCGTCGAACACCATCCGGCTGCAAACCGTCGAGGCGCTGAAGAACACCCGGCACCCTTACCGGCAGGCGCTCGACGCGGTGTTCGAGGGCCGCGTGCGCGTGTTCGACATCGCCGATTTCGCCATGATTCGCCCGCACGACATCCGCGACAATGCGTGCGTTGTGGTCGGCACGATCCAGACCCTGCGGGTGAGCAACACAGAAGGCCGCAAGGTCTACGCCCACAACGAGAACATGGAGCCGCATTTCTCCACCGTGCCGGCCTCCACGGCCGGGCTGGAGCAGCGCGACGGCTCCACTGACAAGGTTGGCGATCCGCGCTTCTCCTTCGCCAATTTGCTGCACATCCATCGCCCGCTGATGATCGTGGACGAGGCGCACAACGCCGTCACCGGTCTTTCGCGCGAGATGCAGGCGCGGGTGAACCCGTGCGCCATCATCGAGTTCACCGCCACGCCGCGCTTCAATTCCAACATCCTGCACAGTGTCAGCGCGCAGGAATTGAAGGACGCTGAGATGATCAAGCTGCCGATCATCCTCGCCGAGCACGACAGCTGGCAGAACGCGGTGAACGGTGCCATTGCCAGCCGCGCCGCGCTTGAGGAAGCGGCCAGGGGCGAGGCCGATTACATCCGGCCCATCGTGCTGTTCCAGGCGCAGCCGAAAAATGGCGAGGTGACGGTCGAGGCGCTGAAGACGCACCTCATTGAGGTGGAGCAGATCGCGCCCGAGCGCATCGCGGTGGCGACCGGCGACCAACGCGAACTCGACGGCATCAACCTGTTCGACCCGAAATGTCCAATCGAGTACGTCATCACCGTCGAGGCGCTGAAAGAGGGCTGGGACTGCTCCTTCGCCTATGTGTTCTGTTCGGTGCAGAATATTGGCAGCGCCACCGACGCAGAGCAGTTGCTCGGACGCGTTCTGCGCATGCCATACGCCCGCCGCCGCAAGGCCGATGCCCTCAACCGCGCCTACGCGCATGTCTCGGAAGCCTCCTTCGGCGCCGCCGCCAAGGCGCTCACCGACAAGCTGGTAGACATGGGCTTCGACGAACAGGAAGCCCAGGAGGTGATCGAGCCGGCGCAGGGACATTTCGATGAGACGGGCCTTTTCGCGCCGCGCGAGAAGCCCGCGCCGGTGTTCCGCCATACGGTAGAAGCGAGCGTAGAGGTCGCCGAGGCGCTGGCCGCCGTAGCGCAGCACGAAGCCGTCTCGATCGCTCCGGCGGCGGATGGTTCTGTCGAGATCGCTGTCACCGGCCGTGTGGCGGCGGAGATCGAGGCCGCCATCACCTCGGCGATCCCGGCAGCGGCGCGCGCCGGCTTCTCCGAGGCCGTTCGCCAATACCGGATCGAGATCAAGGATAAGCTATCGCCCGCCGAGCAGGGCGAGCGGTTCACGCTGCCGCGCCTTGTCGCCGAGGTGCAGGGCGAACTCGCATTCGCCGATGCCGACCTGTTCATGGAATTCCATGACTGGACGCTCGCCGCGCATCCCGCCCGGCTCGACGAGGCGGCCTTCGCCATCCGGGAGACGGCGCGCAGCTTCGAGATCGACGTGGACGGCCGGCATGTCAGCTACCAGTTCGCCAGCGAGGCGGAGCAACTCGCGCTCGACGTGGATGTGGAGGGCTGGTCCGCGCAAGGGCTGGTTCTCTGGCTGGACCGGCAGTTGCGCCAGCCCGACATTCACCAATCCGACCTGCTGAAATGGCTGAGCGATTGCGTGGGCTATCTCACCGGCCCGAGGAAAATTCACCTCGCGGCGCTGATGCGCACAAAGTTCATTCTGGCCCGCAAGCTCACCGAGCGGATCGCGGCGATACGCCAGGCCGAACAGGGAAAGGTCTATCAGCGGTTTCTCTTCGCACCCGAGGCGAAGGTTCAGGCCTCCTTCAACGATGGCTTCGAGTTCCGGGACGGGATGTATTGCGACGTGCGCAAGCAGCGCGAGGGCAAGTGGAGGCCACGTAAGCACTTCCTTGGCGCGGACAATCTGCCGGCCTTCGACGGCACTCTGGACGGCGAGGAGTTCCAGTGCGCTCAGGCGATCGACAGCCTGCCATCGGTGAAATTCTGGCTACGCAATGTGGCGCGGCACCCGCAATCCTTCTGGCTGCCCACGGCAGGCGGTCGATTCTATCCCGACTTCGTGGCGCAGTTGAACGATGGGCGCCTCGCCGTGATCGAATACAAGGGTGCGCTGCTGGCCGGCAGCGGCGTCGACGACACCAATGAGAAGCGTGCTGTCGGCCGGCTCTGGGAGCAGAGCAGCGGTGGCAGGGGGGTGTTCATCGTGGTTGAAAAGCAACTGGGAGATCGCGATATGCGCGGGCAGTTGATGGATCGGTTGAGCGGAGGTTGA
- a CDS encoding site-specific integrase, whose product MERRIDRQEPAVTRRSRDAKRFRDLVALHRQDMAEVGIRIGRSKDFCLTAIDEALGALKIGELDRERLIKYGKDRAKEGAGPVTVSMDFGYIKTVLSHAAAVHGVTLSTEPLDLARIALKRLGLIGKGKERDRRPTQDELDRIITALDENPRQNIPVGRIVRFAVATAMRQEEICRVEWRDFDPRTRMLLIRNRKDPRRKDGNDQRIPLLDVSGYDACKIIEEQGAALSRREGRIFPYNGRSVGTAFRRQCQDLKIEDLHFHDLRHEGTSRLFEAGFAIEQVALVTGHKDWKMLRRYTHLKPEALHTIRAARAA is encoded by the coding sequence ATGGAGCGTCGCATCGATCGCCAGGAACCCGCCGTCACGCGCAGGTCGCGCGACGCGAAGCGCTTCCGCGATCTCGTCGCGCTCCACCGCCAGGACATGGCCGAGGTGGGGATCAGGATCGGCCGTTCCAAGGACTTCTGCCTCACCGCCATCGACGAGGCGCTCGGCGCCTTGAAAATTGGCGAGCTCGACCGCGAGCGCCTCATCAAATACGGCAAGGACCGCGCGAAGGAAGGGGCTGGCCCGGTCACGGTCAGCATGGACTTCGGGTATATAAAAACCGTCCTCTCCCACGCTGCCGCAGTCCACGGCGTGACCCTCTCGACCGAACCCCTCGATCTGGCACGCATCGCCCTGAAGCGGCTTGGCCTGATCGGGAAAGGCAAGGAGCGGGATCGCCGGCCGACGCAGGATGAGCTTGACCGCATCATCACGGCGCTGGACGAGAACCCTCGGCAGAACATTCCCGTCGGAAGGATCGTGCGCTTTGCCGTGGCCACGGCGATGCGTCAGGAAGAAATCTGCCGTGTCGAATGGCGCGACTTCGATCCAAGGACGCGGATGCTGCTTATTCGGAACCGCAAGGACCCGCGCAGGAAGGACGGCAACGATCAGCGCATCCCGCTGCTCGATGTGTCGGGCTACGACGCATGCAAGATCATCGAGGAGCAAGGAGCCGCGCTGAGCCGTCGAGAAGGCCGCATCTTCCCCTACAACGGCCGCTCGGTCGGCACCGCTTTTCGTCGGCAGTGCCAGGACCTCAAGATCGAGGACCTGCATTTCCACGATCTGCGCCACGAGGGCACTAGCCGGCTGTTCGAGGCGGGCTTCGCCATCGAACAGGTGGCTCTCGTGACCGGCCACAAGGACTGGAAGATGCTGCGGCGCTATACCCACCTCAAGCCGGAGGCGTTGCATACCATCCGGGCTGCGAGAGCGGCTTAG
- the dusA gene encoding tRNA dihydrouridine(20/20a) synthase DusA — translation MLKNQSFRFAVAPMMDWTDRHCRAFHRALSARALLYTEMVTANAVIFGDRERLLGYSPQKHPVAVQLGGSDPEALAKAATICADWGYDEINLNVGCPSDRVQGGNFGACLMRDPALVAACVAAMKAAVRIPVTVKCRLGVDEQDPEAALDALADAVLAAGADGLIVHARKAWLQGLSPKENRDIPPLDYDRVHRLKARLPGVPVSLNGGLTTLEAAQAQLAYVDGVMLGRAAYQQPELLLRVDSLFFGANDPHPDAFAAIAAFEPYIAAHLETGGRLHDITRHMLGLFPGRPGARAYRRHLAIEGVKADAGLDVLRTAVNEIRRAEERRSLVA, via the coding sequence ATGTTGAAAAATCAATCATTTAGATTTGCCGTGGCCCCTATGATGGATTGGACCGACCGGCACTGCCGGGCGTTCCACCGGGCGCTTTCGGCACGCGCGCTGCTTTACACGGAGATGGTGACGGCGAATGCGGTGATCTTCGGCGATCGCGAGCGGCTGCTCGGCTATTCGCCGCAGAAGCACCCCGTTGCGGTGCAGCTTGGCGGGTCGGACCCCGAGGCTCTGGCAAAGGCGGCGACGATCTGCGCCGACTGGGGCTATGACGAGATCAATCTCAATGTCGGCTGTCCGTCCGATCGCGTGCAGGGCGGCAATTTCGGCGCCTGCCTGATGCGCGATCCCGCCCTCGTCGCCGCGTGCGTGGCGGCGATGAAGGCGGCGGTACGCATTCCGGTGACGGTGAAATGCCGCCTCGGCGTCGACGAGCAGGATCCGGAAGCCGCGCTCGACGCGCTGGCCGATGCGGTGCTGGCGGCAGGGGCGGACGGGCTCATCGTCCATGCCCGCAAGGCGTGGCTGCAGGGGCTCTCCCCGAAGGAGAATCGCGACATTCCCCCGCTTGATTATGACCGTGTCCACCGGCTCAAGGCGCGCCTGCCGGGCGTGCCGGTCAGTCTCAATGGCGGGCTCACCACGCTGGAGGCGGCGCAGGCGCAGCTCGCTTATGTCGACGGGGTGATGCTGGGGCGCGCGGCCTATCAGCAGCCGGAGCTTCTGCTGCGGGTCGACAGCCTGTTCTTCGGCGCGAACGATCCGCATCCCGATGCGTTCGCCGCTATCGCCGCGTTCGAGCCCTATATCGCCGCCCATCTTGAGACCGGCGGCCGCCTGCACGACATTACCCGCCACATGCTGGGGCTTTTCCCCGGCCGTCCCGGCGCGCGCGCCTATCGCCGCCACCTCGCCATTGAGGGTGTCAAGGCCGATGCGGGGCTCGATGTGCTGCGAACTGCCGTCAATGAGATCCGCCGCGCCGAAGAACGGCGGTCGCTTGTCGCCTGA
- a CDS encoding sulfite exporter TauE/SafE family protein, with protein MQAIPFEHLMWLSGVLLVAGLATGILAGLFGIGGGAIVVPVLYEVFGAVGVDDSERMHLSVGTALAIIVPTALRSYFAHRRRTKIDNSIMRQWALPLVAGVVAGTALAAVSPDVVLKIAFVLFATLMSSKLIFGRDHWVLAETLPGRVPMALYGFGIGASAPLIGISGGGIATVVLTLYRVPIHTAIATSAGLGALIAVPGTLGYILSGIPHLDDLPPFSLGYVSLPGLVLVGGIATLAAPLGARLAHGFTKRQLEVGFGLYLMIVGLRFVIALITE; from the coding sequence ATGCAGGCGATTCCTTTCGAACATCTGATGTGGCTGTCCGGCGTGCTGCTGGTGGCGGGGCTGGCGACGGGCATTCTCGCCGGCCTGTTCGGCATTGGCGGCGGCGCCATCGTCGTGCCGGTGCTTTATGAGGTCTTCGGGGCGGTGGGCGTCGACGATTCCGAGCGCATGCACCTCTCGGTCGGCACCGCGCTCGCCATCATCGTGCCGACGGCGCTGCGTTCCTATTTCGCCCATCGGCGCCGCACCAAGATCGACAATTCCATCATGCGGCAATGGGCCCTGCCGCTGGTTGCCGGCGTCGTTGCCGGCACGGCGCTGGCGGCGGTGTCGCCGGATGTGGTGCTGAAGATCGCTTTTGTGCTGTTCGCGACGCTCATGTCGTCCAAGCTGATCTTCGGCCGCGACCACTGGGTGCTGGCGGAAACGCTGCCGGGCCGGGTTCCCATGGCGCTCTATGGCTTCGGCATCGGCGCCTCGGCGCCGCTGATCGGCATTTCCGGCGGCGGCATCGCCACGGTGGTGCTGACCCTCTACCGGGTGCCGATCCACACCGCCATCGCCACCTCCGCCGGGCTCGGGGCGCTGATCGCCGTGCCGGGCACGCTCGGCTACATCCTCAGCGGCATCCCGCATCTCGATGATCTGCCGCCATTTTCGCTCGGCTATGTCTCGCTGCCGGGGTTGGTGCTGGTCGGCGGCATCGCCACGCTGGCGGCGCCGCTGGGCGCGCGGCTGGCGCATGGCTTCACCAAGCGCCAGTTGGAGGTCGGCTTCGGCCTCTACCTCATGATCGTCGGCCTGCGCTTCGTCATCGCGCTGATCACAGAGTAA